Part of the Tolypothrix sp. PCC 7910 genome, ATTTTTCCTCGAATAAGTTTTGTTGTAAAGAAACAAAGAATAGCTACTAGATAAATAACAGCTACTTGTTTGAAAAGGAATGCTAATCCTATAAATAAACCAGCGAGAAACCATGAATATCTAGCTTGAGAATGTTTGCTAGATATAGCAACAACAGCAGCAAATCCGAAAAAAGCGCAGAATTGGTCGGTATGAAAACTATAGCCCTGGGTAATCGTATAAGATAAACCAAATATCCAAGCTACAAGATAAGCTGCTACATCTCCCCAATAGTTACGAGTGTATTTAATGACCCAAATGCCGAATAAAGCAGCAAATACAAACAAGAAAAGCCGTGGTGCTAACCAATGATTATTACTAATTGCAGCAATTAACGCTGCCAGATAGTATATCCCAGGAGGTTTATTGTCAAATACATCTCGATAGGGAACTAAGCCATCAACTATTAATTCTCCTATTTTTAAAAATACAGAGTCATCAAATATGCCAATCCCTCTTAGAAAGAAAAGAGGAGATGAGAATAGTAAGCATATACTTAAAGCTGTGTAAGGTGATTTGAGAATACTCGGCCACTTTCTAATCATTATTTTACTGTTAAAAAATTATATGTAAACTTGCTATTTTTGCCTTATTTAAAAAAGTTTAACTATATTTTTAAGCTAAAAATATGTTCTAAAAATAGAGCGTATATGCTTTTTTTATAGAGAATATATGATTATTTTTGATACTATTTTGTATCTGTGCTCCGCCAGCTGAGCTTTAAATTTATCCAGAAGTTCCAAAATGTAACAATTGCGATCGCCATCACATTAGCAACTAAATAATGTACACCTAGGAGGTTGAATAATAAATTTAAAATCAGTACATTTAAAATCAACCCCATGAGGCAAATAAAGTTAAATTTGAAAAACCGCTCTAATCTTTTTAACCAGCCTTTTTGTTGACGAGATAAGTCGTTAAATGTCCAGGCATCATTCCAGAAAAAATTGTTAATAATAGCCACTTCAGCGGCGAAAATCTTGCTGCGAGTTAATCCTAAACCTAAAAATGACGGATCGTGGAGTATGTAAAGTAATAACATATCTACGAATACACCTGTTAGTCCTACTAAACAGAACTGCAAAAATCGCTTATTAGGAAAGCTGATTCTTTGTTTGATGCGATTGATTTTTCCTCGAGAAAAGCGTAATCGTAACAAGTGTTGTATATATTCTACATATTGCTTCCAAGTAACTTTACTCTCTCCTTGAAGACGCTCTTGGAATACATAAGCAACTTCTGCAATTTGATGAATTTTTCCTCGTCCCAACACTTCGAGCAGAATTTTGTAACCTGAGGGGTTTAGAGTATATTCAGCGATCGCACTCCGATGAACTAAAAAGTAGCCACTCATGGGATCTGATACTCGCCCCAATACATCTGGTAATATAACTAGTCCCAGAAGTTGTGCACCCCTAGACAAGAAACGTCTAATAAAACTCCAGTCGCTAACGCCACCTTTACCAACATAACGACTTGCTAGTGCAATATCTGCATTATTTCTCATAGCAGTCAAAAGCTGCAGTAAAATCTCAGGAGGATGCTGTAAATCTGCATCAATTACGCCTAAAATTTTTCCTCTAGCAACTTGCCAACCACGAATCACGGCTGTGGATAATCCTTTTTCAGACACACGGCGCATGACTCGCAGCTGAGGATATTGGCTAATGAGAGATTGAGCTATTTCCCAACAGCGATCGGGGCTGTTGTCATCCACTACTATCAATTCATAGTCATTTGGTAGCACCTGATCAAGGATATAGCTCAATTTCTCAATGAGATGGGGAATATTTTTACTTTCATTGTAGGTAGGTATTATCAGTGACAACTCTACAAGTTGTCCACCTTCTATGGGAAAAGAAGAAACCCTAAATCTACC contains:
- a CDS encoding glycosyltransferase, which codes for MNFDKKIHKKSDVDLNNLDNYLVEVPSGRFRVSSFPIEGGQLVELSLIIPTYNESKNIPHLIEKLSYILDQVLPNDYELIVVDDNSPDRCWEIAQSLISQYPQLRVMRRVSEKGLSTAVIRGWQVARGKILGVIDADLQHPPEILLQLLTAMRNNADIALASRYVGKGGVSDWSFIRRFLSRGAQLLGLVILPDVLGRVSDPMSGYFLVHRSAIAEYTLNPSGYKILLEVLGRGKIHQIAEVAYVFQERLQGESKVTWKQYVEYIQHLLRLRFSRGKINRIKQRISFPNKRFLQFCLVGLTGVFVDMLLLYILHDPSFLGLGLTRSKIFAAEVAIINNFFWNDAWTFNDLSRQQKGWLKRLERFFKFNFICLMGLILNVLILNLLFNLLGVHYLVANVMAIAIVTFWNFWINLKLSWRSTDTK